The following proteins are encoded in a genomic region of Arachis ipaensis cultivar K30076 chromosome B02, Araip1.1, whole genome shotgun sequence:
- the LOC107625604 gene encoding zinc finger protein 10, whose protein sequence is MEQDQCWTMQAKKKFSLGYNNNLITTNNNDRSSYDESSWEEQAFAEDAAGALVGGCIWPPRSYSCSFCRREFRSAQALGGHMNVHRRDRARLKQQQPSSPNNKNSNSNNNDEVFHSTPLGSSYNTLLYPSTTSSTTLCGLAFKTNPNSDLVIPSASSSSLPSTPSSSKALLLAPPSLFPPLCNNSSSILLHKNSQVYCSHPWSNFGGDNQRLCSNNKFFNPEEADVEKVSQGKGKNDEGEEEEDGDDDDHVGVSLNLVVCRSHHQFEAKEEEHISFKRRKTEASSIPPFLPNSTSSVDRHNHHHMHHPKMIELNPSSIEELDLELRLGSCSSEV, encoded by the coding sequence ATGGAACAGGATCAGTGTTGGACGATGCAAGCAAAGAAAAAATTTTCTTTAGGATACAATAATAATCTTATCACCACCAACAATAACGATCGTTCTTCCTATGACGAATCGTCATGGGAAGAACAAGCCTTTGCCGAAGACGCGGCCGGTGCCCTTGTTGGTGGATGCATATGGCCGCCAAGATCATATTCTTGCAGCTTTTGTAGGAGAGAGTTTAGGTCAGCTCAGGCTCTTGGTGGCCACATGAATGTTCATAGAAGGGATAGAGCAAGGCTTAAGCAACAACAACCCTCTAGTCCCAACAACAAGAatagtaatagtaataataatgatGAAGTTTTTCATAGCACACCTTTGGGATCATCATATAATACCCTATTATACCCCTCTACTACTTCTTCTACTACTCTTTGTGGATTAGCTTTTAAAACTAACCCTAATTCTGATCTTGTTAttccttcagcttcttcttcGTCACTACCCTCTACTCCCTCTTCTTCCAAGGCTTTGTTATTAGCTCCTCCATCATTATTTCCACCACTTTGCAataattcttcttctattcttcttcacAAGAATTCCCAAGTCTATTGTTCTCATCCATGGTCAAACTTTGGTGGAGATAATCAAAGGTTGTGTTCTAATAATAAGTTCTTCAACCCTGAAGAAGCTGATGTTGAGAAAGTCTCACAAGGTAAGGGAAAAAatgatgaaggagaagaagaagaagacggcGATGACGACGACCATGTGGGTGTGAGCTTGAACTTGGTTGTTTGTAGAAGTCATCATCAATTTGAGGCTAAAGAAGAAGAACATATAAGTTTCAAGAGGAGGAAAACAGAAGCTTCATCAATTCCACCATTTTTACCAAACTCAACAAGCTCAGTTGATAGACATAATCATCATCACATGCATCATCCGAAGATGATTGAATTAAACCCTAGCTCCATTGAAGAGCTAGATCTGGAGTTAAGGCTTGGTAGCTGCAGCTCCGAGGTATAG
- the LOC110268947 gene encoding uncharacterized protein LOC110268947, translated as MSTGPETSFSDGGTVVEDTILDTCIEGDVVGSEARGQFKMVVIDSSRGYGHIMVEEVMTIKFGTPGEAREFYAAYSRVKGFTIRKSKSKNAKGEVVRYNFACSREGFRHRKWLEKSDRKLEHKPVTMCGYLAEMRIK; from the exons ATGTCAACGGGACCGGAAACCTCATTCTCTGATGGTGGTACCGTTGTTGAG GACACAATTCTTGACACATGTATTGAAGGGGATGTAGTTGGCAGCGAAGCAAGGGGACAGTTCAAAATGGTGGTTATTGATTCTTCCCGAGGTTATGGACATATAATGGTTGAAGAGGTAATGACGATAAAATTCGGTACTCCAGGAGAAGCAAGGGAATTTTATGCTGCTTATAGTAGAGTAAAAGGTTTTACTATTCGGAAGAGTAAGAGTAAAAATGCCAAAGGAGAAGTGGTTAGATATAATTTTGCATGCAGCAGGGAGGGGTTCAGGCACAGGAAGTGGTTGGAGAAGTCGGATAGGAAGTTGGAGCACAAGCCTGTGACTATGTGCGGATATCTAGCAGAGATGAGGATCAAGTAG